One segment of Erigeron canadensis isolate Cc75 chromosome 2, C_canadensis_v1, whole genome shotgun sequence DNA contains the following:
- the LOC122589481 gene encoding vegetative cell wall protein gp1: MNHTWFSKMSPWVSFVVLVLCFSFSVVSDARHRKQLPSPAVLVGTVYCDTCFHQEASKSTHFIPGATVAVECGGSTQKPSFHKEVKTNAKGEFKAKLPLSVSKDINKIKGCSMRLIRSGSPYCAVAATAASSEIHFKSKHRGTHIFSAGFFTFKPELCNQKDSTPKDFPPALPDPPAPFLPPVGGGGGLLPPLPVPDLPIPPVVPPLIPPLPRLPGGPLLPPINNKKSSKNDKLSDKKIFGFPFPPNPLQPPMLPPLPLVPSPPSLIPPLPFQPPPPALLPPLIPSPPPASVFPPLFPPFPTIPGLTPSPPPPPPPAFPIPLPPIPLIPGLPPVPPSRKTTP, encoded by the exons ATGAATCATACTTGGTTTTCCAAAATGTCTCCTTGGGTTTCATTTGTGGTACTAGTCCTGTGTTTTTCCTTCAGTGTCGTTTCCGATGCTAGACATCGGAAACAACTGCCATCACCAGCCGTTCTTGTCGGAACGGTCTACTGTGACACTTGCTTCCATCAAGAAGCATCCAAATCCACCCACTTCATCCCAG GGGCGACAGTGGCGGTGGAATGCGGCGGTAGCACCCAAAAGCCGTCATTCCACAAGGAAGTAAAGACAAATGCAAAGGGCGAGTTCAAAGCTAAACTTCCACTTTCCGTTAGCaaagatataaacaaaattaaagggTGTTCCATGAGACTAATCCGCAGCGGATCGCCATATTGCGCGGTGGCAGCCACTGCCGCCTCATCAGAAATCCATTTCAAATCAAAACACCGCGGAACTCATATTTTCTCAGCCGGTTTCTTCACATTTAAGCCAGAATTATGTAACCAAAAAGATTCCACCCCAAAAGATTTCCCACCCGCTCTTCCTGACCCCCCAGCACCATTTCTACCACCTGTTGGAGGCGGAGGCGGCTTACTACCTCCACTACCtgtaccggacttacccattCCACCTGTAGTTCCACCGTTGATTCCACCACTACCACGCCTCCCGGGGGGCCCACTGCTCCCACCcattaacaacaaaaaaagttcaaaaaacgACAAACTATCTGACAAAAAAATATTCGGATTCCCTTTCCCTCCCAACCCATTACAACCACCCATGTTACCTCCATTACCATTAGTGCCATCACCGCCATCACTAATTCCACCTTTGCCGTTCCAACCGCCACCACCGGCATTACTTCCACCTCTCATTCCGTCACCACCACCGGCATCAGTATTTCCACCATTGTTTCCACCATTCCCAACCATACCAGGTCTAACTCCATCACCCCCACCACCTCCGCCGCCTGCTTTTCCGATTCCTTTACCTCCGATACCTTTAATACCAGGACTCCCGCCGGTCCCACCATCCAGAAAAACCACCCCTTGA
- the LOC122588121 gene encoding MYB-like transcription factor EOBI gives MAEEGWRKGPWTPAEDKLLMEYVALHGEGRWSSVASSTGLKRNGKSCRLRWVNYLRPGLKKDQLSPQEEGIIIELHALWGNKWSTIARYLPGRTDNEIKNYWRTHFKKQKPIIQNEKKRKYSYMNQEYPHVNERMNNSTSSESEENDTIMMTEPPLTSLQETTKSNYACPWATGEVQQQNPCMMAQDVARWLDTVTEDGLWSDFLWNLGLDHSIQAVVEQ, from the exons ATGGCGGAGGAAGGGTGGAGGAAGGGACCTTGGACACCCGCAGAGGATAAGTTGCTTATGGAGTATGTTGCATTGCACGGTGAGGGACGATGGAGCTCCGTGGCTAGTTCCACag GATTGAAGAGGAATGGGAAGAGTTGTAGGTTAAGGTGGGTGAACTACCTAAGACCGGGGCTTAAGAAAGACCAATTATCGCCTCAAGAGGAAGGCATCATTATCGAACTTCATGCTTTATGGGGAAACAA ATGGTCCACTATAGCTAGATACTTACCAGGAAGAACCGATAATGAGATAAAGAATTACTGGAGAACCCATTTCAAGAAGCAAAAGCCAATCATCCAAAATGAGAAAAAGCGCAAATATAGCTACATGAACCAAGAGTATCCACATGTTAACGAAAGAATGAATAATTCCACATCCTCCGAATCAGAAGAGAATGATACAATAATGATGACTGAACCACCGCTAACCTCGCTACAAGAAACCACTAAATCTAATTACGCATGCCCATGGGCCACCGGCGAGGTCCAACAACAAAACCCATGTATGATGGCGCAAGATGTTGCACGGTGGTTGGACACTGTCACGGAAGACGGTTTATGGAGTGACTTTCTTTGGAATCTAGGCCTGGATCATTCAATCCAAGCTGTGGTGGAACAATAA
- the LOC122587191 gene encoding agamous-like MADS-box protein MADS2, whose product MGRGRVELKRIENKINRQVTFAKRRNGLLKKAYELSVLCDAEVALIIFSNRGKLYEFCSTSNMLKMLERYQNCTYSSMEVNRTANDAEQSSYKEYMKLKAKYESLQQYQRQLFGEDLGPLNLKELEQLERQLDSTLRQIRSIRTQSMLDRLSDLQVKERMWLEANKALQNKLEEFYAENQAGPSWAGGENGTYEQHHQHQEQHDQGFFQPLDCNSNLQIGYNTISSNQIAASTSGQNVNGIVPGWML is encoded by the exons atggGGAGAGGAAGAGTGGAATTGAAAAGAATTGagaataaaataaataggcaAGTAACTTTTGCAAAAAGAAGAAATGGGCTGCTTAAAAAAGCTTATGAACTCTCTGTTCTTTGTGATGCTGAAGTTGCTCTTATCATCTTCTCAAATAGAGGAAAGCTTTATGAGTTTTGCAGCACTTCCAA CATGCTCAAGATGCTCGAAAGGTATCAGAATTGCACTTATAGTTCCATGGAAGTAAATCGAACAGCCAATGATGCCGAG CAAAGCAGCTATAAGGAGTACATGAAACTGAAAGCTAAATATGAATCTCTACAACAATACCAAAG GCAACTTTTTGGAGAAGATCTAGGGCCGCTGAATCTGAAAGAACTTGAGCAATTAGAGCGCCAACTTGACTCTACTCTAAGGCAAATCCGGTCCATAAGG ACCCAATCAATGCTCGATCGCCTCTCCGATCTTCAAGTTAAG GAAAGGATGTGGCTAGAAGCTAATAAAGCTTTGCAGAATAAA CTAGAGGAATTCTATGCCGAAAATCAGGCAGGACCATCATGGGCAGGAGGTGAAAATGGTACATATGAGCAACACCATCAACACCAGGAACAACATGATCAAGGCTTCTTCCAGCCTCTAGACTGCAACTCCAATTTGCAAATTGG GTATAATACAATAAGTTCAAACCAGATAGCAGCATCAACAAGTGGACAGAATGTCAATGGAATAGTCCCTGGATGGATGCTTTGA